Proteins from a single region of Gemmatimonadota bacterium:
- a CDS encoding M28 family peptidase has product MNKEGKHGFTFDYEIDADGHPQNIYCRSDHWSYAKYGIPVVFFTTGGHSDYHQVTDEPQYINYGHMTDVAKLSFDLVLRAANLDHRVKLDKEGPFNPKARCQQ; this is encoded by the coding sequence GTGAACAAGGAAGGGAAGCATGGCTTCACCTTCGACTACGAGATCGATGCGGACGGCCACCCGCAGAACATCTACTGCCGCAGCGACCACTGGAGCTACGCCAAGTACGGCATCCCGGTCGTCTTCTTCACGACCGGCGGCCACTCGGATTACCACCAGGTGACCGATGAACCGCAGTACATCAACTACGGCCACATGACCGATGTGGCGAAGCTCAGCTTCGACCTGGTCCTCCGCGCGGCGAACCTCGATCATCGCGTGAAGCTCGACAAGGAAGGGCCGTTCAACCCCAAGGCGCGCTGCCAGCAGTAG
- a CDS encoding ComF family protein, which produces MVAWAEMARRAERWLLPSECLVCQQRVVEPDEPLVCAGCRVQWRALPDPRCAICGEPSPLGLACRLCPQWPAGIGPVQSAVFLDDRLRPLVHRFKYLGWWRLADAFAVRMAPLLVGRPDADLVPIPLAAGRRRKRGYNQAEVLALALGRRSGRPVCPERLVRCRETPTQTRLTPEARLANLAEAFGAIPSARGVILVDDVFTTGATLVSAAGALLEAGAPQVEAITFARAEPPLVGAAARLRPLTHSRWSEEPV; this is translated from the coding sequence ATGGTCGCCTGGGCTGAGATGGCCCGACGGGCGGAGCGCTGGCTCCTCCCGTCGGAATGCCTCGTCTGCCAGCAGCGGGTGGTCGAGCCGGACGAGCCGCTTGTCTGCGCCGGCTGCCGAGTGCAGTGGCGCGCCCTCCCCGACCCGCGCTGCGCCATCTGCGGCGAACCGTCCCCACTTGGCCTGGCCTGTCGACTCTGCCCCCAATGGCCGGCGGGGATCGGTCCGGTGCAGTCGGCTGTCTTCCTCGACGACCGGCTCCGCCCCCTCGTGCACCGCTTCAAGTACCTCGGCTGGTGGCGGCTGGCCGACGCCTTTGCGGTCCGGATGGCGCCGCTGCTGGTCGGGCGCCCCGACGCGGACCTGGTGCCGATTCCGCTGGCGGCTGGAAGGCGGCGGAAGCGCGGCTACAACCAGGCTGAAGTCCTGGCCTTGGCGCTGGGGCGGCGGTCTGGGCGGCCGGTCTGCCCTGAGCGACTGGTCCGCTGCCGAGAGACGCCGACGCAAACCCGGCTGACCCCGGAGGCCCGGCTCGCCAACCTCGCCGAGGCGTTCGGTGCCATTCCGAGCGCCCGGGGCGTCATTCTCGTGGATGATGTCTTCACCACCGGGGCGACATTAGTTTCCGCTGCTGGGGCGTTGCTCGAGGCCGGAGCCCCCCAGGTGGAAGCGATCACCTTTGCGCGCGCCGAACCACCCTTGGTGGGTGCCGCTGCCCGATTGAGACCCTTGACCCACTCTCGCTGGAGTGAGGAGCCCGTATGA
- a CDS encoding phosphoglycerate kinase: MSKRTLASLEGVHLDGQRVVVRVDLNVPITDGVVGDDTRIRASLPTIRYLRDKGARVVLLSHLGRPKGGPDPKYSLRPVARALEVALGFPVTFLPDPTSDDAAATVRHMPRGGVALAENTRFYPGEEKNDEALAQRFAALGTMYVNDAFGSAHRAHSSTAAIAHLLKPAVSGFLMEKELTFLGEAVNKPVRPFVAILGGAKISGKIDLIEALLPKVDHILVGGAMACTFFKAMGLEVGNSLVELDRVDMAKELIAKAGSKLVLPTGARIAERLEPHAVTRGVPRDGIPAGWAMYDIDASSVMQFSAIIAGARTVIWNGPMGVFEMPPFDAGTMGVARALASATASGAITIVGGGDSAAAIVAAGLESQVTHVSTGGGASLEFLEGKPLPGVEALDDA; encoded by the coding sequence GTGAGCAAGCGGACCCTCGCCTCGCTCGAGGGGGTGCACCTCGACGGGCAACGTGTCGTGGTTCGGGTGGATCTCAATGTCCCGATCACCGATGGCGTGGTCGGCGACGATACCCGGATCCGGGCGTCGTTGCCCACGATCCGCTACCTCCGCGACAAGGGCGCGCGAGTGGTCCTGCTCTCGCACCTGGGCCGCCCCAAGGGTGGCCCCGATCCGAAGTATTCGCTCCGCCCGGTCGCCCGCGCCCTCGAAGTGGCGCTGGGCTTTCCGGTGACGTTCCTGCCCGATCCGACCAGCGATGACGCCGCCGCGACGGTGCGGCACATGCCGCGCGGCGGTGTCGCGTTGGCCGAGAACACCCGCTTCTACCCGGGCGAGGAGAAGAACGACGAGGCGTTGGCACAACGCTTCGCCGCGCTCGGCACCATGTATGTCAACGACGCGTTCGGCTCGGCGCATCGTGCCCACAGCAGCACCGCGGCGATCGCGCATCTGCTCAAGCCGGCGGTGTCGGGCTTCCTCATGGAGAAGGAACTCACGTTTCTTGGTGAGGCCGTCAACAAACCGGTTCGACCGTTCGTCGCCATTCTCGGTGGCGCCAAGATCTCGGGAAAGATCGACCTCATCGAGGCGCTGCTTCCGAAGGTTGATCACATCCTGGTCGGCGGTGCGATGGCGTGCACCTTCTTCAAGGCGATGGGACTCGAGGTCGGCAACTCGCTGGTCGAGCTCGATCGCGTCGACATGGCGAAGGAGCTGATTGCCAAGGCCGGCAGCAAGCTGGTCCTGCCGACCGGGGCGCGGATCGCCGAGCGGCTCGAGCCGCATGCGGTGACGCGCGGCGTGCCGCGCGACGGCATTCCGGCGGGCTGGGCGATGTACGACATCGACGCCTCCAGTGTGATGCAGTTCTCGGCGATCATCGCCGGTGCGCGCACCGTCATCTGGAACGGCCCGATGGGTGTGTTCGAGATGCCGCCGTTCGACGCCGGCACGATGGGCGTGGCACGCGCGCTGGCGTCGGCCACGGCATCGGGCGCGATCACCATCGTCGGCGGTGGCGACTCGGCCGCGGCGATTGTCGCCGCAGGGCTCGAGTCACAGGTCACGCACGTCTCGACCGGTGGCGGTGCATCGCTGGAGTTCCTGGAAGGGAAGCCGCTGCCGGGTGTCGAAGCGCTGGACGACGCCTGA
- the mdh gene encoding malate dehydrogenase → MFEKITVVGAGNVGATAAQRIAEKHLARTVVMVDVAEGIPQGKALDQWQSGPVEGFDARVVGANDYTLAAGSELFVVTAGIARKPGMSRDDLVKTNAGIVRSVGEQIKQVAPNAIVIVVSNPLDAMCYVMRQATGFPRERVIGMAGVLDTARYRMFLSEAMGVSVEDIQAMVLGGHGDTMVPLVSYTTVSGIPVTQLLTPEVLDPIVLRARNGGAEIVAHLKTGSAYYAPSAAAVQMVEAIVLDKKRVLPCSAWLQGEFGLTDVYCGVPCVLGRGGLERIIAITLTDDERTALHASAESVRSIQAIV, encoded by the coding sequence ATGTTCGAGAAGATCACGGTGGTCGGTGCCGGCAACGTCGGCGCCACTGCAGCGCAGCGAATCGCCGAGAAGCATCTCGCGCGGACGGTGGTGATGGTGGACGTGGCGGAGGGGATCCCGCAGGGCAAGGCCCTCGACCAGTGGCAATCGGGCCCGGTCGAGGGCTTTGATGCGCGGGTCGTCGGCGCCAACGACTACACCCTCGCCGCCGGCTCCGAACTCTTCGTCGTCACCGCCGGCATCGCCCGCAAGCCGGGCATGAGCCGCGACGACCTCGTCAAGACCAATGCCGGCATCGTCCGCTCCGTCGGCGAACAGATCAAGCAGGTCGCACCCAACGCGATCGTGATCGTCGTCTCCAATCCCCTCGACGCGATGTGCTACGTGATGCGCCAGGCGACCGGCTTCCCGCGCGAGCGGGTGATCGGCATGGCCGGCGTCCTCGACACGGCGCGTTACCGGATGTTCCTCTCCGAGGCGATGGGCGTGTCGGTCGAGGACATCCAGGCGATGGTCCTCGGCGGCCACGGCGACACCATGGTGCCGCTCGTGTCGTACACGACCGTCTCCGGGATCCCGGTCACCCAGTTGCTCACGCCCGAGGTCCTCGACCCCATCGTCCTGCGCGCGCGGAACGGTGGAGCAGAAATCGTGGCGCACCTGAAGACCGGCTCGGCCTACTATGCGCCGAGTGCGGCGGCAGTCCAGATGGTCGAGGCGATCGTCCTCGACAAGAAGCGGGTCCTGCCATGCTCGGCGTGGCTGCAGGGCGAATTCGGCCTCACCGACGTCTACTGCGGCGTGCCGTGCGTCCTCGGTCGCGGCGGGCTTGAGCGGATCATCGCGATCACGCTGACCGACGACGAGCGGACGGCGCTGCATGCCTCGGCCGAATCGGTGCGGTCGATCCAGGCGATCGTCTGA
- a CDS encoding low molecular weight protein arginine phosphatase: MKRILVVCTGNTCRSPLGEVLLRAHLAANPTTADVTVTSAGTNAWSGTPASEGSYLVALERGLDLSAHRATALTIDLVRQADLILTMGRSHATSVLAMGGAGKTHTVVDYAGRRDDFPPDVADPVGGEVEDYRYTADVLDELMGSVSARLARELRS, translated from the coding sequence ATGAAGCGCATCCTCGTCGTCTGCACCGGCAACACCTGTCGTTCGCCGCTGGGCGAGGTGTTGCTGCGCGCGCACCTGGCAGCGAATCCCACCACTGCTGATGTCACGGTCACCTCGGCAGGGACCAACGCGTGGAGCGGGACGCCGGCGTCGGAAGGGTCCTATCTGGTGGCGCTGGAGCGTGGCCTCGATCTCTCGGCCCATCGTGCGACCGCGCTGACGATCGACCTGGTGCGGCAGGCTGACCTCATCCTCACGATGGGACGGAGCCACGCGACCTCGGTGCTCGCGATGGGTGGAGCGGGGAAGACGCACACGGTGGTCGACTACGCCGGACGCCGCGATGACTTTCCACCCGACGTCGCCGATCCCGTGGGCGGAGAGGTCGAGGACTACCGCTACACGGCCGACGTCCTCGACGAGTTGATGGGCTCCGTGAGCGCACGGCTGGCGCGCGAGCTCCGGTCGTGA
- a CDS encoding MoaD/ThiS family protein, with amino-acid sequence MTHRSVLLFARYAELFGAESVSVELPDGATVADLIAALRALPGGASLPPQPFVAVAQAQAAPGDRLPADAELALLPPLAGG; translated from the coding sequence GTGACGCATCGGTCGGTGTTGTTGTTCGCGCGGTACGCCGAACTGTTCGGCGCTGAGTCGGTGTCGGTGGAGCTTCCCGATGGTGCCACCGTTGCCGATCTGATTGCTGCCCTCCGCGCTTTGCCGGGGGGCGCGTCGCTTCCTCCCCAGCCGTTCGTCGCCGTCGCCCAGGCGCAGGCCGCCCCCGGCGATCGCCTCCCCGCCGACGCCGAACTGGCCCTGCTCCCGCCGCTCGCGGGAGGCTAA
- a CDS encoding molybdenum cofactor biosynthesis protein MoaE has translation MHLQHDPLDLAALVASVASPDRGALATFVGLVRDHHAGRGVLGLEYSAYGAMAEGQCARIVAEAEGRWKVRLALAHRLGGLTVGEAAVIVVAASAHREAAFEACRWVIEAVKAQVPIWKRERYLDGSEAWVDPTAPAGTMPTGETP, from the coding sequence GTGCACCTGCAACATGATCCCCTCGATCTCGCGGCCCTGGTGGCCTCGGTCGCTTCTCCCGACCGCGGCGCGCTGGCGACCTTCGTCGGCCTGGTCCGCGACCATCACGCCGGTCGGGGGGTCCTGGGGCTGGAGTACAGCGCCTACGGGGCGATGGCCGAGGGGCAGTGCGCGAGGATCGTCGCCGAGGCCGAGGGGCGCTGGAAGGTCCGCCTGGCCTTGGCGCACCGCCTGGGGGGACTGACCGTCGGCGAGGCCGCCGTGATCGTCGTGGCTGCCTCTGCGCACCGCGAGGCGGCCTTCGAGGCCTGCCGGTGGGTCATCGAGGCCGTCAAGGCGCAGGTGCCCATCTGGAAGCGGGAGCGCTATCTCGACGGCAGCGAGGCATGGGTCGACCCGACCGCCCCCGCGGGAACGATGCCGACCGGAGAGACCCCATGA
- the moaA gene encoding GTP 3',8-cyclase MoaA: MSGVLDQFGRPLGSLRISVTDRCNLRCRYCMPEEEYTWLPRASLLTFEEITRLATAFASLGVSKLRLTGGEPLLRRDLPQLVATLVGVPGIREVALTTNGLLLAQQAEALKAAGLHRVTISLDTLRADRMAAFAKSTHHGDALEGISAALRAGFSGIKLNTVVVRGFNEDELVDLARFATRAGLEPRFIEYMDVGGATDWDSAQVVAREEILTRLAEAFGAVIAEPRHDDPRAPAERFRFADGTVVGVISSTTAPFCRDCDRARLTADGTLYRCLYAASGIDLRAPLRDGRDDVAIRDIVRAAWAARRDRGAEERTAVKDRGILVPLEGLRADPRKEMHVRGG; the protein is encoded by the coding sequence ATGAGTGGCGTGCTGGACCAATTCGGCCGCCCGCTCGGATCGCTGCGGATCTCGGTGACCGATCGCTGCAACCTGCGGTGCCGCTACTGCATGCCCGAGGAGGAGTACACCTGGTTGCCGCGGGCGTCGCTCCTGACCTTCGAGGAGATCACCAGGCTCGCAACGGCCTTCGCGTCACTCGGCGTATCCAAGCTGCGACTCACCGGTGGCGAGCCGCTGCTCCGGCGCGACCTGCCCCAACTCGTCGCGACGCTGGTGGGGGTGCCTGGCATCAGGGAGGTGGCCCTCACGACCAACGGCCTGCTGCTGGCCCAGCAGGCGGAGGCGCTGAAGGCCGCGGGGCTGCATCGCGTGACCATCTCCCTTGACACCTTGCGCGCCGATCGGATGGCGGCATTCGCCAAGAGCACGCATCACGGCGATGCCCTCGAAGGGATCTCCGCCGCACTCCGCGCAGGATTCTCGGGCATCAAGCTCAACACGGTGGTGGTGCGTGGCTTCAACGAGGACGAGCTCGTCGACTTGGCGCGCTTCGCGACGCGCGCTGGCCTGGAGCCGCGCTTCATCGAGTACATGGATGTCGGCGGCGCGACCGACTGGGACTCGGCGCAGGTGGTCGCCCGCGAGGAAATCCTGACGCGATTGGCCGAGGCCTTCGGGGCCGTGATCGCCGAGCCGCGACACGACGATCCCCGGGCGCCCGCGGAGCGATTCCGCTTCGCCGACGGCACGGTGGTGGGGGTCATCTCCTCGACGACGGCACCCTTCTGTCGGGATTGTGATCGGGCACGGCTGACAGCCGACGGGACGCTCTATCGGTGCCTCTACGCGGCAAGCGGAATCGATTTGCGCGCCCCGCTGCGGGACGGGCGCGACGACGTCGCGATTCGCGACATCGTCCGGGCGGCCTGGGCAGCACGTCGGGACCGCGGGGCCGAGGAACGAACGGCGGTCAAGGACCGAGGCATTCTGGTGCCGCTGGAAGGTCTCCGGGCCGATCCGCGCAAGGAAATGCACGTCCGAGGCGGCTGA
- a CDS encoding triose-phosphate isomerase has product MARPVLFAANWKMQVAPGEARLYLERFLSLDAPRAGRTLAFFPPAVSLEAVAGAIRGHDHIVAGAQDVHWEPKGAFTGAVSVPLVRAAGAAAVLIGHSERRHVFGETDADTAKKVAAVLGGGLQAMLCVGETLAQREAGETEAVCARQLQAALAGVAPTADLVIAYEPVWAIGTGKNATPEDANTVHAAIRGVLEGLGLPRATRVLYGGSVNAGNAAALLAQPELDGVLVGGASLDPDGWAGICSTVAP; this is encoded by the coding sequence ATGGCGCGCCCGGTGCTGTTCGCCGCCAACTGGAAGATGCAGGTCGCGCCTGGCGAGGCCCGGCTCTACCTCGAGCGGTTCCTCTCGCTCGACGCCCCACGCGCCGGCCGCACGCTGGCGTTCTTCCCGCCGGCCGTGTCACTCGAAGCGGTGGCGGGCGCCATCCGCGGGCACGATCACATTGTGGCCGGTGCGCAGGACGTGCACTGGGAGCCGAAGGGCGCCTTCACCGGGGCGGTCAGCGTCCCGTTGGTACGAGCGGCCGGCGCTGCGGCAGTATTGATCGGCCACAGCGAACGGCGGCACGTCTTCGGGGAGACCGACGCCGACACGGCCAAGAAGGTCGCCGCCGTGCTCGGCGGTGGCCTGCAGGCAATGCTCTGCGTCGGCGAGACGCTCGCGCAGCGCGAGGCCGGGGAGACCGAGGCCGTCTGCGCCAGGCAGCTCCAGGCCGCGCTCGCCGGGGTGGCACCGACCGCCGACCTGGTGATCGCCTACGAGCCGGTCTGGGCGATCGGCACCGGCAAGAACGCAACCCCGGAAGACGCCAACACGGTCCACGCCGCGATTCGCGGGGTGCTGGAGGGGTTGGGCCTCCCCCGAGCCACCCGCGTGCTTTACGGGGGGTCAGTCAACGCGGGCAACGCAGCCGCCCTCCTGGCCCAGCCCGAGCTCGATGGCGTGTTGGTGGGTGGTGCCTCCCTCGACCCCGATGGCTGGGCGGGGATTTGCTCCACCGTGGCCCCTTAG
- the gap gene encoding type I glyceraldehyde-3-phosphate dehydrogenase, with amino-acid sequence MSIRVGINGFGRIGRNVVRAAKAAGVSDIDFVAVNDLTDTKTLAHLLKYDSVHGRFPGDVTAVEGGLNVGGDLVRVFSERDPAKLPWGELGVDIVLESTGHFTDRDKAALHIQGGAKKVIISAPAKGEDKTFVYGVNHLDYDPTKHHVISNASCTTNCLVPVVKVIRDNFGWVRGYMTTVHSYTNDQNILDLPHKDLRRARAAAMSIIPTSTGAAKATSLVIPEVKGKIDGVALRVPTADVSLVELVCTVEKTTTVEEVNAAFRAAAGGALKGVLFVSDEPLVSVDYVGDRASSTVDALSTAVLEGTMIHISSWYDNEMGYSARCVDMIRHIGAQL; translated from the coding sequence ATGAGCATCCGTGTTGGCATCAACGGTTTCGGCCGCATCGGCCGCAACGTGGTTCGCGCGGCGAAGGCGGCCGGCGTCTCCGACATCGACTTCGTCGCCGTGAACGATCTGACGGACACGAAGACGCTGGCGCACCTCCTCAAGTACGACTCCGTCCACGGTCGCTTTCCCGGCGACGTGACCGCGGTCGAGGGCGGGCTCAATGTCGGCGGCGACCTGGTGCGTGTCTTCTCCGAACGCGACCCGGCGAAGCTTCCGTGGGGTGAACTCGGCGTCGACATCGTGCTCGAGTCGACCGGCCACTTCACCGATCGCGACAAGGCGGCGCTGCACATCCAGGGCGGCGCGAAGAAGGTGATCATCTCGGCGCCGGCGAAGGGCGAGGACAAGACCTTCGTCTACGGCGTGAACCACCTCGACTACGATCCGACCAAGCACCACGTCATCTCGAACGCGTCGTGCACCACGAACTGCCTCGTGCCGGTGGTGAAGGTCATCCGCGACAACTTCGGCTGGGTCCGTGGCTACATGACCACGGTGCACAGCTACACCAACGACCAGAACATCCTCGACCTGCCGCACAAGGACTTGCGTCGCGCCCGCGCGGCCGCGATGTCGATCATCCCGACCAGCACCGGCGCCGCGAAGGCGACGTCGCTCGTGATCCCCGAGGTGAAGGGGAAGATCGACGGCGTCGCGCTGCGCGTCCCGACCGCCGACGTCTCGCTCGTCGAGCTGGTCTGCACGGTCGAGAAGACCACCACGGTGGAGGAGGTCAACGCGGCCTTCCGTGCCGCCGCGGGTGGCGCGCTCAAGGGCGTCCTCTTCGTCAGCGACGAGCCGCTGGTCTCGGTGGACTACGTCGGCGACCGGGCCTCGAGCACCGTCGATGCGCTCTCGACCGCCGTGCTCGAGGGGACGATGATTCACATCTCGTCGTGGTACGACAACGAGATGGGCTATTCGGCGCGGTGTGTCGACATGATCCGTCACATCGGCGCGCAGCTGTGA
- the carA gene encoding glutamine-hydrolyzing carbamoyl-phosphate synthase small subunit, which yields MANNAGGTLRPAFVLLEDGSWFAGQLVGPIAKGFGEVVFTTNLTGYQETFTDPSYLGQIVVMTAPMIGNYGITATDDESAHPQVSGVVVRELAEHYSNWQAVTSLPEWLAAAGVPIITGVDTRRLTRHIRERGAMRGVIAEGSEPTDALRAELAASPSMSGLDLASRATVSESYVQGSGPSVVAIDFGMKRNIVRMLESTGLRVEVVPAETTAAEILAKAPDGLFLSNGPGDPAAVGYARETIRTVAEAGVPTFGICLGHQLVGLAFGGATAKLPYGHRGGNHPVKELATGKVLITTQNHGFAVQGTESGIPGAPELTVTHLNLNDGTVEGLKHTRLPVFAVQYHPEAAPGPHDAFPHFGEFLEAIRVRRAEKGATS from the coding sequence ATGGCGAACAACGCAGGCGGGACTCTTCGTCCCGCCTTCGTTTTGTTGGAGGACGGCAGCTGGTTCGCCGGCCAACTGGTTGGCCCGATCGCCAAGGGGTTCGGTGAAGTCGTCTTCACCACCAACCTCACCGGCTATCAGGAAACCTTCACCGATCCCAGCTATCTCGGCCAGATCGTCGTGATGACGGCGCCGATGATCGGCAACTACGGCATCACGGCAACCGACGACGAATCCGCGCACCCGCAGGTGAGCGGGGTGGTCGTGCGTGAACTCGCCGAGCACTACTCGAATTGGCAGGCGGTCACGTCGCTCCCGGAGTGGCTTGCCGCCGCCGGCGTCCCGATCATCACCGGCGTCGACACGCGTCGGCTCACGCGCCACATCCGCGAACGCGGCGCGATGCGTGGCGTCATCGCCGAAGGCAGCGAGCCGACCGATGCACTGCGGGCCGAACTCGCGGCCTCGCCGTCGATGAGCGGACTCGACCTCGCCTCGCGAGCGACGGTCAGCGAGTCGTATGTGCAGGGCAGTGGACCGTCGGTGGTGGCGATCGACTTCGGGATGAAGCGCAACATCGTCCGGATGCTCGAGTCGACCGGGCTCCGCGTCGAGGTCGTGCCGGCCGAGACGACCGCCGCCGAGATCCTGGCCAAGGCCCCAGATGGACTCTTCCTTTCGAACGGTCCCGGCGATCCGGCCGCCGTCGGCTATGCTCGCGAGACGATTCGAACGGTGGCCGAGGCGGGCGTCCCGACCTTCGGGATCTGCCTTGGGCACCAACTGGTCGGGCTCGCCTTTGGCGGCGCCACGGCCAAGCTGCCGTATGGCCACCGGGGCGGGAATCACCCGGTCAAGGAATTGGCGACGGGAAAGGTGTTGATCACCACGCAGAACCACGGATTCGCGGTTCAGGGCACGGAATCCGGCATTCCCGGGGCCCCGGAACTGACGGTGACCCACCTGAACCTGAACGACGGAACCGTGGAGGGGCTGAAGCACACTCGGCTCCCCGTCTTCGCGGTCCAGTACCACCCGGAAGCGGCTCCGGGGCCCCATGATGCCTTCCCCCACTTCGGGGAGTTCCTTGAGGCGATCCGGGTCCGGCGAGCCGAAAAGGGCGCAACCTCTTGA
- a CDS encoding integration host factor subunit beta, whose amino-acid sequence MTKADLVEQVTAAIARTSGPMISKKDCARVVDAFLDAVKLAMRDQHNIEVRGFGTFKIRRRKTRMARNPRTGDPVEVAARPVPVFKPSKELRALVAHEEYIDDGSEMDDDE is encoded by the coding sequence ATGACCAAAGCCGATCTCGTCGAACAAGTCACTGCCGCCATCGCCCGGACGTCCGGGCCGATGATCTCCAAGAAGGATTGCGCCCGCGTGGTGGACGCCTTCCTGGATGCCGTGAAGTTGGCGATGCGCGACCAACACAACATCGAAGTCCGCGGCTTCGGGACCTTCAAGATCCGACGTCGCAAGACGCGCATGGCGCGCAATCCGCGCACCGGTGATCCGGTGGAAGTGGCCGCGCGTCCCGTGCCGGTGTTCAAGCCCAGCAAGGAGTTGCGGGCACTCGTGGCACACGAGGAATACATCGACGACGGGTCGGAGATGGACGACGACGAGTGA
- a CDS encoding M20/M25/M40 family metallo-hydrolase — protein sequence MMLLSIPSRSSQALLLTALVALAATPASAQQALPLKYKGPMTTAAITAGDLMTRLYIYADDSMMGRRFGTEDNIRATSYIEREVRRLGLRPGGDNGTFFQNLTTYGRSIDPASTASAGGTALVIGKDFTGTQIGNRSGTAIYGGMRGDSVMPEQIKGKVVVVTTPLASGAAGRGPISPALYSGAAALVLVGPAMLPPARVNATVTATPNTLVGAPVAETSPLQLTITPRVAELLFGKPIEQVTKGAEGGVLAANINFTAAPVPTRNVVAILPGTDPKLKSQYVLIGAHNDHVGYNNRPADHDSLKAFAEVFLIQGADSRPSPDALKDPVKWAMVNGKIAAARRIRTESRADSIYNGADDDGSGSVTVLEVAEAFAKGTIKPKRSVIFIWQTGEESGMIGSGYFVDHPTVPRDSIVAAVNMDMVGRGFASDVTGSTKAGGLIYGGAGLPAAGRLAPALEGVR from the coding sequence GTGATGCTCTTGTCGATTCCCTCCCGTTCCAGCCAGGCGTTGCTGTTGACGGCGCTCGTCGCCCTCGCCGCCACCCCTGCCTCAGCCCAGCAGGCGCTCCCGCTCAAGTACAAGGGTCCGATGACGACCGCGGCGATCACCGCCGGCGACCTGATGACACGGCTCTACATCTACGCCGACGACTCGATGATGGGCCGCCGTTTCGGCACCGAGGACAACATCCGCGCGACCTCCTACATCGAGCGTGAGGTCCGCCGGCTCGGCCTTCGCCCGGGCGGCGACAACGGCACCTTCTTCCAGAACCTGACGACGTACGGCCGCTCGATCGATCCGGCCAGCACTGCCTCGGCCGGCGGGACGGCGTTGGTGATCGGCAAGGACTTCACCGGGACCCAGATCGGCAATCGGTCGGGTACCGCGATCTATGGCGGCATGCGCGGGGACTCGGTCATGCCCGAGCAGATCAAGGGGAAGGTCGTCGTGGTCACCACCCCACTCGCGAGCGGTGCCGCGGGTCGCGGGCCGATCTCGCCGGCGCTCTACTCCGGTGCCGCCGCGTTGGTGCTGGTGGGCCCGGCGATGTTGCCGCCGGCTCGCGTCAACGCGACGGTGACCGCGACGCCGAACACGTTGGTTGGTGCTCCGGTGGCCGAGACGTCTCCGCTCCAGCTGACCATCACGCCGCGCGTCGCCGAACTGCTGTTCGGCAAGCCGATCGAGCAGGTGACCAAGGGCGCCGAGGGTGGTGTCCTGGCGGCGAACATCAACTTCACGGCTGCGCCGGTCCCGACCCGCAACGTCGTGGCGATTCTGCCGGGCACCGATCCGAAGCTCAAGTCGCAGTACGTGCTCATCGGAGCGCACAATGACCACGTCGGGTACAACAACCGTCCGGCCGACCACGACTCGCTCAAGGCCTTCGCCGAGGTCTTCCTGATTCAGGGCGCGGACAGCCGTCCCTCGCCGGATGCGCTGAAGGATCCGGTGAAGTGGGCGATGGTGAACGGCAAGATCGCCGCTGCACGCCGGATCCGGACAGAGTCGCGCGCCGACTCGATCTACAACGGCGCCGACGATGACGGCTCGGGCAGCGTCACGGTGCTCGAGGTGGCCGAGGCGTTCGCCAAGGGGACCATCAAGCCGAAGCGCTCGGTGATCTTCATCTGGCAGACCGGCGAAGAGTCGGGGATGATCGGGTCGGGGTACTTCGTCGACCATCCGACCGTTCCGCGCGATTCGATCGTCGCGGCGGTCAACATGGACATGGTCGGTCGCGGCTTCGCCTCGGACGTCACGGGCAGCACGAAGGCCGGCGGCCTGATCTACGGCGGCGCCGGGCTACCTGCAGCTGGTCGGCTCGCGCCGGCTCTCGAAGGAGTACGGTGA
- the secG gene encoding preprotein translocase subunit SecG, producing the protein MFGFLLTLMILDALILAAVVLMQAGQGGGLASLGGGGVQAIGGRQATTILTKATWITGGAFMGLALLLSAVAPGRATAASEVQQRLQQGAQQAPVPTSPLEGTTAPPPVTAAPAPAPGTTPAPAPAGTKQP; encoded by the coding sequence ATGTTCGGTTTTCTGCTGACGTTGATGATTCTCGACGCCCTGATCCTCGCGGCGGTCGTTCTGATGCAGGCCGGCCAAGGCGGCGGGCTCGCCTCGCTCGGCGGCGGTGGCGTGCAGGCGATCGGCGGCCGTCAGGCCACCACGATCCTGACCAAGGCCACCTGGATCACCGGCGGCGCCTTCATGGGCCTCGCGCTGCTCCTCTCGGCCGTCGCGCCGGGCCGGGCCACTGCGGCCAGCGAGGTGCAGCAGAGGCTGCAGCAGGGGGCCCAGCAGGCGCCCGTGCCGACCTCGCCGCTCGAGGGCACCACCGCTCCACCGCCGGTCACGGCGGCGCCCGCTCCCGCTCCCGGGACGACGCCAGCGCCGGCGCCCGCCGGGACCAAGCAGCCGTGA